In a single window of the Nicotiana tomentosiformis chromosome 10, ASM39032v3, whole genome shotgun sequence genome:
- the LOC104087084 gene encoding pectinesterase 4-like yields MVGKIVVSLVSLILLVGVIVGVVVVVHKNGDNDDDKSTKVQMKKVDEFCQPTSFKDACVQSLDKVASNDSATIKDYIMAAFEYTVQEIKKSLHETGKTNVNKENDPYNHMAIEDCKVLLEDAIEELESTLKVVNENQIKSLNDKVYDILNYVSAVYSYQSECIDSINKPEYKSAIEKYLVNSTQLTNNAIDIVAQISSALQSSDFQIPDGLLNRKLLESNYQIGHDNYPTWFPVADRKLLANTPTPHAVVAKDGSGKFKTVSDAIKAYPQKHQGKYIVYVKAGVYNEQVLVDKKQPNVFIFGDGAGKTIITSDKNVGILKYTTMNSATLGVNAPGFVAKGITFRNTAGPKGQQAVALRIQGDQSAVFDCNIEGYQDTLYYQNKRQFYRNCVISGTIDFIFGRGTAVIQDSTIILRKPGEGQKWNTITADGREVQSQPTGVALQNCKIVAEKELIGDKIVENFLGRPWKALSTNVVMESEIGSFIKPEGWMIWDKEHYHETCECYEYANKGPGAATNARNKVFKKFKVLNQQQATKYTAGAVWFQGKEWLPATGAPFYLGLGRK; encoded by the exons ATGGTGGGGAAAATAGTGGTTTCATTGGTATCTTTGATTCTTTTAGTAGGTGTAATTGTAGGAGTTGTAGTTGTTGTACACAAAAATGGAGATAACGATGATGATAAAAGCACCAAAGTTCAAATGAAAAAAGTTGATGAATTTTGTCAACCTACATCATTTAAGGATGCATGTGTACAAAGTCTTGATAAAGTTGCATCTAACGATTCTGCTACAATTAAAGACTATATTATGGCTGCTTTTGAATACACCGTACAAGAGATCAAGAAATCTTTACATGAAACTGGAAAAACTAATGTTAATAAAGAAAATGATCCTTATAATCACATGGCAATAGAAGATTGCAAAGTACTATTGGAAGATGCAATTGAAGAACTCGAATCCACACTTAAAGTGGTTAACGAGAACCAAATAAAGTCCCTTAATGACAAAGTCTACGATATTCTGAATTACGTCAGTGCTGTCTACTCTTATCAGAGCGAGTGTATAGATTCCATTAACAAGCCTGAGTACAAATCCGCCATTGAAAAATACCTCGTCAACTCCACACAATTGACTAACAATGCCATTGACATTGTAGCTCAGATTTCATCTGCTCTCCAATCTTCGGACTTTCAAATTCCTGATGGTCTTTTAAACAGAAAACTTCTTGAATCAAATTACCAAATTGGTCATGACAATTACCCTACGTGGTTTCCTGTTGCTGACCGTAAGCTTTTGGCTAACACCCCGACTCCTCATGCAGTAGTTGCAAAAGATGGCAGTGGAAAATTTAAAACAGTTTCCGATGCTATTAAAGCATACCCTCAAAAACATCAAGGAAAATACATAGTATATGTCAAGGCTGGTGTTTATAACGAACAGGTCCTTGTCGATAAGAAGCAACCGAACGTGTTTATCTTTGGAGATGGCGCGGGGAAAACAATCATAACTTCAGACAAAAATGTCGGAATCTTGAAATACACCACCATGAATTCTGCTACTCTCG GTGTTAACGCACCAGGGTTTGTTGCCAAAGGAATTACATTCCGAAACACAGCTGGTCCAAAAGGACAACAAGCCGTGGCACTCAGAATACAAGGTGATCAATCTGCAGTTTTCGACTGCAACATTGAAGGTTACCAAGACACCTTATACTATCAAAACAAACGTCAATTCTATCGCAATTGTGTCATATCAGGCACGATCGATTTCATCTTTGGTAGAGGGACGGCTGTAATCCAAGATTCCACCATCATTTTGAGAAAGCCAGGGGAAGGCCAAAAATGGAACACAATCACAGCAGACGGTAGAGAAGTGCAGTCACAACCAACAGGAGTGGCATTGCAAAATTGCAAAATCGTCGCAGAAAAAGAACTCATCGGTGATAAAATCGTCGAGAATTTCTTGGGACGTCCATGGAAGGCGTTATCGACGAATGTAGTAATGGAGAGTGAAATTGGTAGTTTTATTAAACCAGAAGGATGGATGATATGGGATAAAGAACATTACCATGAGACATGTGAATGTTATGAATATGCTAACAAAGGACCTGGTGCTGCTACTAATGCAAGGAACAAAGTTTTCAAGAAATTTAAGGTACTTAACCAACAACAAGCAACTAAATATACTGCTGGTGCTGTTTGGTTTCAAGGAAAAGAATGGTTGCCTGCTACTGGTGCACCTTTTTACCTTGGTCTAGGTCGAAAATAA